The genomic DNA GGAGATGAATGGCTAAATTGCCGATGAAGGAGATATTTAATAGTATGCACAACAGAGCATGTCTTCACTCACCTCCAGAGCAGCTTGATCCTTAGGAGTGCCATTGAGAGTTGTTTCAAAATCTTTGAGcctttgctgaaaaaaaaaaaataataataaaaatgtttacaCCGTCTCTCGCTTTATTCAATTTATCAGAGTTCTTGAACAACAAAGCCTTCATGAAAAAGACATCAGCCCCTTATCTTACCTGAAGCGtggctttctcttcttctgagaTCTGTTTTTTAACTACTGTTGTGTTCTTAGTTGGACTCTCactgaaaagtgaaaaacaaaCTTGTTAAAACTGAGACCGGCTAAATTACCTGACAATGTGACTTGGTATGGCAAAAATGTGAATCACGGAAACCAACTTAGCTGATcctaaaaggaagaaaaatgacAAGCAGTAACATGGTGTAAATGACAAAGTTATGACATTGGACTTGAAGCTGCCTTCATTATAGTAAAGCTACTTAAAACTGTGATCACATTAGAATATCTTACGAGTCATAACGCACCTTCCCGTGGGAAGAAAGTCACCAAGagcaaaaaccaaaccaaatacaaCAACAGCTATGCCAACTCCAACCTGTCATGGCATGGGACCAAGTTTTGTCACGATGTTATGTATGTGTACCTATAGGCTTCAAGTGGTTGtagaacaaaagcaaaataaacACTTGCAAGATGTTATGTATGTGTACCTTAGTACCAAAACCAATTGTTTTCTGGTCAGACTTGACCGGAGCATCATAGTCAATTGGACCAAATTCTTTAACTACTTCCGTCTTTTTCTGCTCAAGAGCTGACCTAGTTCAACAAAAGAGCAGAGTCACAGAGAATCATTCCATACCAGTTGGATGACAATGATCTTGACTATGTCTAGGGAAGCGGAACGCAAGACACATGatgaaaaaatcaagaaaagaaaaaagaaccaaactttaATAGGAAGATCATGTCGTTGtgggtaaattttaaaattcaagtGTGATTGTCTGAGGTTTCAGGTTCCTTTTACTTATATTCTTCTAAAGccaatagaataaaaaaaaacatgtgtacCTTCTGATGTTTTCCAGCCGTTCCTCGAAGTCTATATCGAAAGATCTACCAGATTTTCCTTCAAATTGAGTACTCAGACCAGGTgcctctgcaaaaaaaaaaatgcaggagTTCCTTCAGCGAAAATAAAAGCCAGACAAGAATAATGAAGAGCTGCAACATCTTTTACTTACAGTATGccttaaaaatcaaattaaacttACTTCTGGGTACAGAAACAGACTGTTTCGAAGATGATTTCCTGCAGACACACAAGTCCATATGAAAATATAACAGACAGCACTGGAGAATTCTGAATgcttaaacaaacaaacaaaccaaaaaaaaaactacacctTTGCTGTAATGCCGAGTCTTTCTCTTCCTGTGATGAGATTTCACAATTCTATCTCAGTACTTTGAATCAATAAAATAAGTTGTTTTAAAGGAAGGACTCAAAAGGAAACATCAAAAGCAAAGTAAGAACCTTTCTAGAGCCAAAGCCACGCTTAGGGTTAGAATCCGAGCAACGTATTCGAAACAAGATAAGCTTTGAGTTAAATGAAACGGCGGTCGTCGCCGCGGCTAGTGTCATCAACATCCTCTGCTTGTTCCTAACCAAAACAGAGAATATGTTAAGAAACTTAGTAAGATATAATGTTAAAGTAACGGCTAAGCAATTCGTAAGCTTTCCAAAGTAAAATCACGTACAGCGTCCGCCGGAGATTGACGACGATGAAAAGGCGAGCTCTGTGATCGGACTGATAACGTTAGTGGTGGTGTTCTTTCTTACTCTGCAGATTATATGGGCCCCGAATTGCAAAACATATGTTGGGCTTGGCCCATTATACTAGGATGAcctaatatgtaaaatatatcaaaactgATGGGTCTCTtagataaattataaataattcgAGCTATTAAGTGGCAGCGTGTCATTGGATAGGATGTGTCACTTACTCATAAAATTAGACTTGTACCACTGTGTgaagtggtaaaaaaaaaacaaaaaaaaaaattaggaaaagtTCTCTGAAAAGTCTTTGGGATTTTTTTCGGAGAAAAAAAGACACTGAGGAGGTGGAAGAGGAGAGCGCTTCTTCGGCTAGGACAAGCTTTCGCTAATGGCGGTTTCCTTCTGATCACTCACCGGAGCCGcgatttcttttttatttctctgtttctaccgatttagggtttgtttccGGAGAACCTCTTCGtatgcttcttctttgtttttttatttcgttgATTCGCCTATCCACTTTCCTGTCTAGATCAAGTGAATTTCTCTTTGTAGTGAAGTCAGATCTAAACGCGATTGAAGTAATGCAGAGTCGGAATGCACAGTCCCTtgcgtttttttatttttataattttgtttatgtagTATCTTACACTGAAATCTTAGTCGATTAGATCTTAGGGGTCTcatgcgttttttttttctttctttctggggAATTGATTGTATAAGCGTTTACAGTCTTGGTATATGGTGAAAGATATAGCTAAACCTTACTCTAGAACCTTACTCGGATGAgtctgtttttatttaatttgaaattgcTATATGGTTACTTAatacttttccattttttttttcagaaattttgTTTATGGTGGTGGCAACTCTACTGAGAAAGTTTGAAGAAGCTGGAATCAAGATAGATATATCTAGAGTTAGAGGTTTCAGACTAACTTGTGCTTGTTTTATGATGTGCTGTTAGCATCTGGAGAAAAAAGTTGTAGTGTATCTAAATTCAGCGTCTGAGTTCTGGGGCGGAGTTGTTGCCCCATAGCACTGATTTTATTACCACTCTACCCATAGTCTGAAAACATGATGATGGATGAAGATATTGAGCAGGCCAGTTTGATGTCTTTCAATGACAGGCCTAGGGCTTTTCCCAGCATGCGTAGTAAAACCTATAGTCCACTGGTATTACTCTAATTCCTCTCTTTCTTGACTTCTTTTCTTATTGGTTGCGTCAGATCATTAAGATGtgtattaaaaaacaaaactggtGTGATGTTATAACTGGTTTCCTTCAATTGTTTTTGTTGGCAGATATTCCGGATTATTAGGAAATTAAATGTTCGTGTCCTTTCTATAATTCTGCTTTTCTGCTTTGGAGCGATCTTTTACATGGGAGCAAGTACTTCTCCCATCATCGTGTTCGTCTTCACAGTATGCATCATCAGCTTCCTTTTGTCAATATATCTAACCAAGTGGGTTCTTGCGAAAGATGAAGGCCCGCCAGAGATGGTTGAGGTAAGCTCACTCAAATTCTGTGGTGTTAGTCATGATGTTGACATCTTTTCTCCGTTGTTCTCATCAAACTTCTTTAATTCTAATTTGTGAGGTAATTCTCTTACTTATAGATATCAGATGCTATTCGTGATGGAGCTGAAGGTTTTTTCAGAACACAGTATAGCACTATATCAAAGATGGCCATTTTGCTAGCTTTTGTGATTCTTTGCATATATCTATTCCGTAACTTAACTCCCCAGCAAGAGGCTGCTGGTTTAGGAAGGTGCGGATACATGATTACTACATtcataagatttattttatcttttgaattgttgtgAATGATGCTTGGccatattacttttttttctgtAGGGCGATGTCTGCCTATATTACTGTTGCTGCATTTCTTTTGGGGGCTCTGTGCTCAGGTGTTGCTGGATATGTTGGAATGTGGGTATCAGTTCGTGCTAATGTGCGTGTCTCCAGTGCCGCCAGACGTTCTGCGAGAGAAGCATTGCAGGTTCTTCTGTAGTTAAGCTATTTTCATTACCTGACGTGTACATGTTTCCAAATACTAAGTGGAAGATATAAATGCAGATAGCTGTTCGTGCTGGTGGGTTTTCAGCCCTGGTTGTTGTTGGTATGGCTGTGATTGGTATTGCCATCCTCTATTCTACATTTTATGTTTGGTTGGGTGTGGATACACCAGGCTCAATGAATGTTACTGACCGTAAGTCCCCTGTTCTGCTGTCTATGAAGAATCCATTTTCATCTTGTgtgcatattttgtaatcattgTCCTGAAtgtcaaaatgttatttttatcttttcaaaGGATGATTTTCAGACATGAGCAgtattttcttaaatatgtCATGAATTGTGTTTATCGTTATTGAGGTGAGGTATCTAAAGAATTCTAAGATTTTCAGTCAACCCTATAATCTATATGTATGTCTCTTGATGTATTGACCACAATTTGCATTTGCATGGACGATAGTGGtggtatttacttgttagactTATTGATTGAATTTTCTGTTTCTCTTACAGtgcctcttcttcttgtggGATATGGTTTCGGTGCTTCGTTTGTTGCCTTATTTGCTCAGTTGGGTGGTGGAATATACACTAAGGGAGCTGATGTTGGGGCAGATCTTGTTGGGAAAGTCGAGCAGGGTATACCCGAGGATGATCCTCGTAATCCTGCTGTTATTGCTGATTTGGTATTTGATCTttgtcctttttatttttactttcttgaTTATCTGTGATGTCCAAACATGACATCCTTGTTTGGGGCATGTATCAATCTAGAGTATATACCCAGCAAGTTGAATAAGGGTTTACTTATGTTTTCGCCATTTAGGcttttaaagttattttcattttcttgtaggTTGGAGACAATGTGGGGGACTGTGCTGCTAGAGGTGCTGATTTATTTGAAAGTATAGCTGCAGAAATCATCAGTGCAATGATACTAGGTGGAACAATGGCTAAGAAGTGCAAAATTGAAGGTTTGTGAGCCATCTCTCTTTAAAGTTACTTCTGGCTCATGCAATATATAACCTATGTTTGAGTTCCTGACTTATGTTGAGAAAATTAAATGCACTGCTAGGATTATATAATCTGAAATGCAAAGTTAGGAAGAGTTGTGTGGAGAGTTCAAGCTCAGAAATTACATTCTGTATAGAGAATAATCTACACTTTATGGCATGTTTTGGTCACTCCTTGAGGATGTGAGGGTACATTGTTACTCATTAGGATTTGAAATATCGATATAAGTTGTATTAATCTGCGTATGCATTATATGAAGATTGAAGGAAGACTACTTTTCATGACTCCTTTAGCAAGTTACATTTGACTGCAGTCAAATTTTTCTGTAACATTCCTGACCATTTATAGCCGTGGTTGTTAAACTAGCATAATTTTTTGCAATTTGATGTTAGGAAGATAGGAAATACATAGAATAGTAAAAGTATGTGGTGATAAACATCCTATTAAACCTCAAATCGTTTTCTGTTACGCAGATCCATCGGGCTTTATCCTGTTTCCTCTAGTTGTTCATTCTTTTGACTTGATTATATCATCAATTGGTATTCTATCAATCAAGGGAACACGTGATGCTAGTGTGAAATCTCCGGTAGAGGATCCAATGGCTGTACTTCAGAAAGGATATTCTCTGACTATTATATTAGCTGTTTTGACCTTTGGCGCGGTAATGTTGCCAAACTCAAATCCTTGTGTAATTGCGAACAAATTATACGCTTTATTCTTCTGACATCATTATTCATGTTTCGCAGTCGACTCGCTGGCTGCTTTACACTGAACAAGCTCCATCTGCATGGTTCAATTTCGCCCTATGTGGGTTGGTTGGCATCATCACTGCCTATATCTTTGTCTGGATATCCAAATATTATACAGATTATAAGCACGAGCCTGTTCGGACGTTAGCTCTTGCTAGCTCGACTGGTCATGGGACTAATATCATTGCTGGGGTCAGCTTGGGCCTGGAATCGACTGCTCTTCCCGTTTTGACTATAAGTGTAGCTATTATTTCTGCGTATTGGCTGGGAAATACCTCGGGGTTAGTGGACGAAAATGGCATTCCCACTGGAGGTCTATTTGGAACAGCCGTTGCTACCATGGGAATGCTAAGCACTGCAGCTTATGTTCTTACTATGGACATGTTTGGCCCCATAGCTGACAACGCTGGTGGGATTGTCGAGATGAGCCAGCAGGTAAAAATCTCACATGATTGGCTTGAAAAACTCTTATGTTCCATCTTTATTCTAATGTAGAAGTAATATAAATGTCTCCTGCAGCCAGAAAGTGTCCGTGAGATCACTGATCTTCTTGATGCTGTTGGGAACACAACAAAAGCAACAACGAAAGGGTTTGCCATTGGATCTGCTGCACTTGCGTCATTCCTTCTCTTTAGTGCGTATATGGACGAGGTTTCAGCGTTTGCTAATGTGTCTTTCAAAGAGGTAAATGTCATTATGCAAATTTGCTGTATTCCCGAAATTGAAACAGTTTCTCATGCTCATCCTCGGTTCAAATTAGGTTGATATTGCTATCCCAGAAGTCTTCGTAGGTGGATTATTGGGCTCCATGCTTATCTTTCTATTTAGTGCTTGGGCATGTGCGGCAGTTGGTCGAACTGCTCAAGAGGTTGTCAACGAAGTAAGAAGACAATTTATTGAGAGGCCTGGCATAATGGTAAGCATATTTTTCCTTTCGAGTGCTTCcctatttcttatttatttggcTTGTACTGCTGTTGACTAGCAAAACCAATATCCTGTAACAGACGTACAAGGAGAAGCCAGATTATAGTCGATGTGTCGCCATTGTCGCATCTGCAGCTTTAAGGGAAATGATCAAGCCAGGAGTTTTAGCTATTGCATCACCCATTGTAGTTGGTAAGTCAGTAATGTTCttttgtcccttttttttttttgcttcctgTATTGAAACCACAAGATTGTGACGAAAACAAACCTCTTGTTCTCTCTTTCAGGTTTGGTGTTTCGGATCTTGGGTTACTACACAGGACAACCTCTACTGGGAGCAAAGGTTGTAGCTTCTATGCTCATGTTTGCAACAGTTTGTGGTATCTTAATGGCACTTTTCCTAAACACCGCGGGAGGTGCTTGGGACAATGCAAAGAAATACATAGAGACGGGGGCACTTGGGGGTAAAGGAAGCGAAGCCCACAAAGCAGCTGTGACTGGTGATACGTAAGTATTTCGTTCTATTTCAAAACACAATTCAAAGTTGTATTCCTAGATGCGATTTCTCATTATAATTCATCTGGACAATTGCAGCGTGGGAGATCCATTCAAGGACACAGCCGGTCCATCCATTCACGTCCTCATAAAAATGCTCGCGACTATAACTCTCGTCATGGCTCCGGTTTTCCTCTGAAAGTGAACCATTACTTATCCATCCCCGGCTTGTTTACTCTCTTGCACATATACaaatagagagggagagaggttGGTTATAAAATTATTCACATGGATTaatggttttgtgtttcattttcATCTGAATAAATGAGAtaattctgtttttgagtttagAGACTCTTTTAAGGAACTATAGAGACATTTTAATCAACCACATCTTTAGACTTTGAGTATTTTATCTCTCCTAGATTTTCTCGTTCTGGCACTTCTTATTCTTCTTGATTTGCCTCCAACTCGTACAGACATCTGTCTACTCGGTAGCCTTATGAGGCGGTGGTTGTTGCCATTGCTGCCAAGATGGCGATGGTTGTGTTTGCTTCCTCCTagtctgtttcttcttctcggcTTTGGTCTAATGTTCTTTCTTCGACTGGGACTGACTGATGAACTCGATTCGTCATCACTAGAGTAATCGTAGGTGGCAGCTTCTATATCACCGAGTCGTTTTCTATTACGACGGACCCGCTTTACGTTAGTCAAACTGTGCCACAAGCAACTAATCATCTCTCCAATGGCGAACCAGTACGCTGCACAAGCGGCGCATGACATTTTGCAGATGCTTTTAACAACACACTGGCAGATTCCAAGTTTGAACAAGAGGGTGATGAACAtcaaaactgaagaaaaaattataaagaaaagtaaGGAGAGTAGTTTATAGAATCTAATAATGAGAAGGAGAGAAGGTTACTTATGAAAAGAGAACGAGAGAAGGCTACTTAtgaaaagagaaggagagaaggtTACTTATGAAACAGAGGGCTGACATAAGCACCAGTTTGGCGATATCAGTAAGACAGAAATGTTCTATGAAACATGCAAGATCCCATGGTCCCGAACATACATCTCTATAATCaatagaagaaagagaaatcatcaaaaaaatggtgataaaaaaaaagaaccaaatcaACGATTTAGGACAGTTGTTGGTTCCTCTAAATTCAGACAATGGATCAGAAGAAAATCTTACAAACAGGATCTTCCAAGTGTGGCTTTGAGCGGTGCTGTGAAAATGTTGCCGATAAAACCTCCGATGTCCGTTGATGCTTTGCCTAGAGCGTTTCCCATTTTTGCTTAATCGGTGAGGATTGTAATCAGTAAATTAGTGACTCCCTCAATTCCTTTTCTCAGCAATCATGTTTATCATACGTAAAGAgatgaatcaattttttctgagaattttcaaaatattatgaatGATTGAGTTTACAAACTTTACATCTTAGCATACACTATTAGGCCATCTTTATCTGCACAACTATGAGGCTGTTCCAAGgcatttttaaaatgaaaatattgtaACAGTGGAtttagaacattttttttgttcttcaataaGAACTGATTTAACCTCAGTTCTTATAGGACGTGGGTTAAGCTGATTGGTTGAGATTTtttgcaaagaaagaaaattttttacttctctttctcttcgaaatcgttttcttttttctctccaaaacgGCGAAAGCTTCGTGGTCACCATCTTCGCCGACTAAAAGCTACAAGGTGAGAGAGAAGTCCATTTCTGTCACCGGAGAGGGAAGAAATTAAATGGCGGTGATGTTAATCGGAAGAGCTTTTAAATCGGTTAGAAACTCTTCTAATCTGGTCGTTCGTGCTCGATCCTTGTGTACGACATCCGCCGCTCGTCAACCCGATTCCGATACTCAACCATCAgaatcttcttcgtcttcgtcgttCACGTTCGAGAAAGAAATTGAGAAACCCGTCTTAGTTCTGTATCGATGATAGATGCTAAGAAGGAGAAGCATCAGGTGCGATTgaattgctttcttttttttttttggaggttTTGTAATGGTGCGATTGAATTGGATTGATTTGTGTAGATGTAATGGGAACTGCTGAATGGAGAGCCATGAAGAGTCCATCTTACTACAAGCGTGGTGATTATGTTCCTGGACTCAAGGTCAGCTTTTGAATcttcttatttgttttaagGATTGATGTGAGAGTTTTAAGATGAGGGAGGAGAAGTTTGGTTGGCTTATATTATCTTTGAGCAAATGGATTAGTTTCATTTCCTGAATCACATGAAGTTCCTAGTTTTCCATATAGAAAACAGGTAGTATGTTAGCAACTTGGTACTACAGAGCTCTTTCATTCGCTAGCCTTTCACTTTAGAGATGTAATGAAAATCATTAGTCGATAATGATGTCATGGTCCTCTATTGTTAACAGATTCATGGTGCATTATTACTGTAATCTTTCGTTTGATGTTTCTTCCCTTCTTTGCTTTCATGACTGTAATCTTAAATGATGCGTTCCTTCTTTCTTGTAGAACGAAACTTTCAATGGACATTACAAGAAAGCCCgaaggttttggttttaaaactgcagggatttgatttttaaaactacaggttctgtttttgttccaacaggttttggttttgaaaactGCAGTTAATActttctggttttggtttttaaaactgcaggttctgtttttttcttcttgcaggttttggttttggaaacTGCAGTTTCTGTTTTGAATACTTTCAGGTTTTGGATTCACTGGTGTTTTCAGGCTGCCTCTAGTTGATGGTTGCAGATTGTTGGACCGTTTAGTTTCAGAGTGGAGTCTGGAATTCAGATTGATCTGAAGAATGGAGCTAACCCCGTGACTGTAGATAAGACAGTATTTGCTATGGAATATGCTATTCAAGTGCTTGCTTCTGCCAAGGCTGTTGCTTGGTTCTCCCACAACAGAAAGAATTCATGGTTGAGCTTCGTTTCTTTGAGATATAGTATCAGGACTTTCCACTCAAAATGTCTAGCTTGATCCTATGAAGATTGTAGTCGTCTTGCAGAGAAGTAAATAGacaatgtttgatttttttttcagtttcttatgTTAAACAGAAGAATGATTTAATAGAAGGGAAGTTTACATCttatattatttcactatatctttattctaagaacaccataattagttctcccattttttttacctatgatcttaacaactgatctaacattattttcactatatatttaatctaagaacacaaaaaaagttctcccattaatgatgctCTTAGAGTAAGCGAGAAACCGCTTCGAGATACAAAAAATTGGGGAAATTATTTTtgtcgagttttttttttgttttttgaaaaagcTGTGCAATGTTATACATATTGTCCAATGGGCTATTTCCAGATTTAGGCCCATACAGTTATCCTAAAAGGGTCCAGTCCACATACATCAAACCAAAACCGATCCGGGTTCACAAAACTGAAAATTAACCGGTACAGACACACATAAActgaattttttaattcatttttcttttttcttgtatacAAGAACAGTAAGTACATACACTAGCAGCTATATGAATTTATGAACAATGCACACAGACAAAACTGCAGATGCTTCTCAGAGATATCACCAATTTCATAACATAGTGATCTTCTGAAAGAAACTTTGGCCTACAAAATAACTAAGACGTTTCGTGGTGAGTTCGAAGCTCTCCTAAACCCAAGAAATCAGCAGCAAACTCTTCATCATTTTTACCTAACATTTCCTGTAATGTACATTCTATGTTCCTCCCTTTGAGTACCCAAAACCGCGGTTTTATCCTTTTCTCCAGCGAGTAACTAAAGTACCTTGGGTATTCTATTACCTCTCTGACCGGCTTCTCCATACTGTTCAACAGAAACTCTAACTTCGGTCTCAACACTTTGTCCATGCTGTATCCTAATAGCGGTGAGAACTTGCGAATCATGAAGGCAAGCTCTCTCTCTGATATCCCAGTCTCCATTAGGTACTTTAGCC from Camelina sativa cultivar DH55 chromosome 7, Cs, whole genome shotgun sequence includes the following:
- the LOC104714172 gene encoding uncharacterized protein LOC104714172, encoding MLMTLAAATTAVSFNSKLILFRIRCSDSNPKRGFGSRKEEKDSALQQRKSSSKQSVSVPRKAPGLSTQFEGKSGRSFDIDFEERLENIRRSALEQKKTEVVKEFGPIDYDAPVKSDQKTIGFGTKVGVGIAVVVFGLVFALGDFLPTGSESPTKNTTVVKKQISEEEKATLQQRLKDFETTLNGTPKDQAALEGAAVTLTELGEYPRAAAFLEKLAKERPTDPDVFRLLGEVNYELKNYEGSIAAYRISEKVSKGIDLEVTRGLMNAYLAANKPDEAVKFLLDTRELLNTKKTSTADSVTDETNLPIQVELLLGKAYSDWGHISDAVAVYDQLITAHPEDFRGYLAKGIILRENGSRGDAERMFIQARFFAPDKAKALVDRYSKL
- the LOC104703231 gene encoding pyrophosphate-energized membrane proton pump 2 is translated as MMMDEDIEQASLMSFNDRPRAFPSMRSKTYSPLIFRIIRKLNVRVLSIILLFCFGAIFYMGASTSPIIVFVFTVCIISFLLSIYLTKWVLAKDEGPPEMVEISDAIRDGAEGFFRTQYSTISKMAILLAFVILCIYLFRNLTPQQEAAGLGRAMSAYITVAAFLLGALCSGVAGYVGMWVSVRANVRVSSAARRSAREALQIAVRAGGFSALVVVGMAVIGIAILYSTFYVWLGVDTPGSMNVTDLPLLLVGYGFGASFVALFAQLGGGIYTKGADVGADLVGKVEQGIPEDDPRNPAVIADLVGDNVGDCAARGADLFESIAAEIISAMILGGTMAKKCKIEDPSGFILFPLVVHSFDLIISSIGILSIKGTRDASVKSPVEDPMAVLQKGYSLTIILAVLTFGASTRWLLYTEQAPSAWFNFALCGLVGIITAYIFVWISKYYTDYKHEPVRTLALASSTGHGTNIIAGVSLGLESTALPVLTISVAIISAYWLGNTSGLVDENGIPTGGLFGTAVATMGMLSTAAYVLTMDMFGPIADNAGGIVEMSQQPESVREITDLLDAVGNTTKATTKGFAIGSAALASFLLFSAYMDEVSAFANVSFKEVDIAIPEVFVGGLLGSMLIFLFSAWACAAVGRTAQEVVNEVRRQFIERPGIMTYKEKPDYSRCVAIVASAALREMIKPGVLAIASPIVVGLVFRILGYYTGQPLLGAKVVASMLMFATVCGILMALFLNTAGGAWDNAKKYIETGALGGKGSEAHKAAVTGDTVGDPFKDTAGPSIHVLIKMLATITLVMAPVFL
- the LOC104703230 gene encoding uncharacterized protein LOC104703230, translated to MGNALGKASTDIGGFIGNIFTAPLKATLGRSCLDVCSGPWDLACFIEHFCLTDIAKLVLMSALCFIILMFITLLFKLGICQCVVKSICKMSCAACAAYWFAIGEMISCLWHSLTNVKRVRRNRKRLGDIEAATYDYSSDDESSSSVSPSRRKNIRPKPRRRNRLGGSKHNHRHLGSNGNNHRLIRLPSRQMSVRVGGKSRRIRSARTRKSRRDKILKV